In one window of Macrotis lagotis isolate mMagLag1 chromosome 5, bilby.v1.9.chrom.fasta, whole genome shotgun sequence DNA:
- the LOC141490083 gene encoding olfactory receptor 5V1-like, whose amino-acid sequence MKDIKERGNQTIVTEFLFLGFSNHSELQGLFFLIFLILYLITLLGNFLILTAIRINPVLHTPMYYFLSNLSFLDICYTSTTVPIMLVNFFREKKTISYEGCLSQLFFLVTFAGSESVLLAAMAYDRFIAICYPLRYPILMSNRVCAYLAAGTWLCGLVNSLTHTGLIAALTLCGPNQISHFLCDIPLLLKLSCSDTSVIEVALYVSCAIIGLSPCLFTAVSYMLIISAILKIQSTQGRQKAFSTCASHLTVVVIYYGTGNLNYNHPSSSYSLDVDILITVLYCIITPMFNPIIYSLRNKEVKVALKKLCEAYILLRYSCAQISS is encoded by the coding sequence ATGAAAGACATTAAAGAAAGGGGAAACCAAACCATTGTCACTGAATTCCTCTTCCTGGGGTTTTCCAACCATTCAGAACTGCAAGGATTGTTCTTCCtgatatttttgattttatacCTGATAACTCTTCTGggtaattttctcattttaacagCAATCAGAATCAATCCTGTTCTTCATACTCCCATGTACTATTTCCTCAGCAACTTGTCCTTCCTGGACATCTGCTACACCTCCACCACTGTCCCCATCATGCTTGTGAACTTTTTCAGAGAGAAGAAGACCATTAGTTATGAAGGCTGCCTGTCCCAGCTCTTCTTCCTCGTTACTTTTGCAGGCTCTGAGTCTGTTCTGTTGGCTGCTATGGCATATGACAGATTTATAGCTATTTGCTATCCATTGCGCTACCCAATTCTTATGAGCAATAGAGTCTGTGCCTACTTAGCAGCAGGGACATGGTTGTGTGGGTTAGTGAATTCTCTGACCCACACAGGGCTGATAGCAGCTCTCACTTTGTGTGGTCCTAAccagatcagtcattttctcTGTGATATCCCACTCCTACTGAAGCTCTCCTGCTCAGATACTTCAGTCATTGAGGTTGCTCTCTATGTGTCCTGTGCCATCATCGGTCTGAGCCCCTGCCTCTTCACTGCTGTTTCCTATATGCTCATCATCTCTGCCATCTTGAAAATCCAGTCTACTCAAGGGCGGCAAAAAGCCTTCTCCACCTGTGCCTCTCACCTCACTGTGGTGGTCATCTATTATGGAACTGGAAATTTGAACTATAATCATCCCAGCTCAAGCTACTCCTTAGATGTAGACATCCTGATCACAGTTCTCTATTGTATTATTACCCCCATGTTTAATCCTATTATCTACAGCCTGAGAAACAAGGAAGTCAAAGTTGCCTTGAAGAAGCTATGCGAAGCTTACATTTTACTTCGTTATTCTTGTGCTCAAATCAGTTCCTAA